The Lineus longissimus chromosome 6, tnLinLong1.2, whole genome shotgun sequence sequence AACAAACGCCAGTATGTATCCTGCTTCACTTTCTCAAAAGTCAATTCTGCTTACATGTTGATGAATGATGTTGAACATACACATAGATATGAACATACACATAGATACCACATATATTTCCAGTTCCACACCTATTGATTTTATTATCCAGTGTGTATTCACCATGTAGTATCACAGGGTCTCATGACATTTATCCATGGCCACTAGCTTACATGGTGTATATGTCGCTGCCTTTACAAGTTGGTATGCTCTTGCCAACAATGTTAGTAGCCTTGAGTTGTCTGGATAGAATCTTTTCTTGGCATCATTTATTCCAAATTCCGATACTGACTGGCAGATTAGCGGGTCGTGGATAATCGTGCTCTGCAGGCTTAAAAAAGTCTTAGTATCTGTACGgtactactagtactactagTGCTGCACTGAGCAGAATGAAGAACATGTATGAAAGGGAAATCGACTTGGCATTTTGTCATAGATAATACTGCATGTATCTTCTCAAAGGAGTGTGTGTCAGGGGATATTTTCATGATGTAACTCTGTTTGACAATCCCGATTCCTGAAAAATATCTTCCTGAATCCATGGGCTTCACTTTCAGAAACAGCCTCTGGTTGTTTCAGATTTGGTAATTGTCAGGTATTTGACAAACTCCGTGTACCCACTCAATCAGAGTTCTGTTTAAAAGTGAACCTTTGGCTTTACTAACCAGAAATTGCATTGACGTACAATTTCAGCCCAAATCATTGATATTTTATTAGATGGAAAAAAATACAAATCTCCACTcacaatgttttcattatcATCGTTTTGTCATCTCCAGCACCAACTGATTACCTCTTTTTTTAGTATCCAGCCTTTCTGAGATCTgccagttaccatgacaacatggTCTTCCTGCTGTAGCACTAGCAGGTAGAAGGTCTTTATTAATTATCACGGTTAGGGTAATATGTTTGAAGTGGATGAGCTCCTCTCTGCCGGGGAGTAACTCCCCGATGGCTAGAAGGATATGGGGAAAATTATGCAAATTCCAACCCTTTTGACAATTTTGTGTATTTATCCATGTGGATAATGACTCTGAACTGTTGTCATTCACTTGATTGACAATTTTATTCCAGTTTTGGgatattttaatttttctttGTCTCGAACTCAAATTTTGACAACCACAGTACAGAATCTGGTGGAATTTATATGTAGATTTTTTCAGTTCCATCTTTAACTAAAATCAGAACCTGTGGCACCttgaaaaatatatattggGTTCATTATCTTTGCCTATCATTCGTATATCAATAGGTCATAGTGCTAGTGGGTGGCAGGTATAAATGGCACGCCTGTAAATGTATTGAGTTTTATATCGATTGTATGCTTTTCGAGAATGTTAATTTTGCTCTTGATGGCTGGATGGAACAGGGTCAGGTTTTTGTGATTGTTGGTAAAAAATGCTGGAGGCGAGGCAAGTCCAATGTCTGTTGGGAAAGCTTCCTAATGTGACATTCGACATCTGCTCTGAGGGTTTTAAACAGGAAAATACTTCCTGACCTATTGATAATTTTTTCTGGAGTGGATGTGTGTCTGCCTGCAATAAATAACTATAACTACTATTACGTGTATTATCCGTGATGTTTTCAGCATAAAGTGAAGTGTATTATTTGCAGCTGCTGTCGACAGTAAGACTGAAGTCACTGGCAGTAAACTGGGAAGTTTCTGCTTGTCTTTTCAAAAGACTAACTGTTTCTTTAGCCAAACTGCTGATCTTCTGTGACTCAATGGTATTTGATAATCATTGCAACATACCATTCTTTTGCACCTTCCCCGTTCATGTCTTGCAGCCGACATCATCTCATGTGTCGAGTTCAATCATGATGGTGAGCTGTTGGCGACTGGCGACAAGGGTGGCAGAGTGGTCATCTTCCAGAGAGACCAGCTGGTAAGTGCAAGTTGACATGCCAAACACAGGGCTCGAGCTAGAATTTCTTACTCAGGAGTCAAACTGAAGtcttgacaaaatctcaggagCCCTGTAACAGATTTCTAAGTTAAGAGTTTTAAAAGTGCGGGTCCTAAACATTGAAGTGTAACTATTTCAGCACATTTGGTTGGTATGATAATTTCTACCCATTCTGTTCTTTCAGAGGGAGCCCAATGTCCCACGTCGTGGAGAGTACAATGTCTACAGTACATTTCAGAGCCACGAGCCAGAGTTCGATTACTTAAAAAGTTTAGAAATAGAGGAGAAaattaataaaataaaatggtTGAGGAGGACCAATCCAGCCAACTTTCTCTTGTCAACAAATGGTAGGTAGTCAGTTTGAGTACCTGAAAATGGTAGTTAAGTTTGAATTTTACAAAAAGAAGACAAGAAAATTAACGAATTTTGTTCAACTCATTCAGTATCAAAACGCTTTGGTATGATGCCTTCCTCCAAAATATTAGAAATCTTAGTAAGAACTTGTGTTTGGTCGTGGCCATGTTTTCTAAGCTTGAGCAATGCATGCTGAAAATCTCTGAAATTTTCAGATAAAACAATCAAATTGTGGAAAGTGTCTGAACGCGACAAGCGACCCGAAGGCTACAACCTGAAAACTGAATTTGGTGAACTCCAAGCCAACAATGTGACGTCTTTGCGGGTGCCTGTCCTCAAGCCGATGGAGCTAATGGTTGAAGCTAGTCCAAGGAGAATCTTCTCAAATGCCCATACCTACCATATTAATTCTATATCAGTCAATAGTGATCAGGAGACGTACATGTCTGCTGATGATCTCAGGATTAATCTGTGGCACCTAGAAATTACTGATCAGAGCTTCAGTATCCTTTTTACCATCAGTCATTGAATTGTTCTACGGTACAAGCCTTGCTCAAATTCACAGAGACAATTGATATATAATTTGTTGATGATTTTCCAGTGGTGGCGTCATTATGGTTAATGAGATTCTACTGATGACAACAAGGGAAATCTGATTCATCAGCGTAGTGCCTTAGGCAGAATTTTTGTAATTGAAATTACATCagattgatgataataatgaaattgGCGAGGTTGTGGTAGTTGGCGATTTTATAAATTCAGTGTTCCTACACCTTTGGCGTAGGCAGTCTAAATTGGGGACTGGAAACTATTTTTGATGTTGATAATTGTGATGTGAATTGTCATCGAATGCCGCCTTGATAAAATAAACAATGCCTCGACATATGGTACTTCCAAAGAGTATGAGTACATGGAATAGCTTTGGAATGATAGGACATGTGGTTATTGACTATGTTTTTCATTACATCTGTTGGCAAAACCGCTGCTCCCTGCTTCAGACATTTGTGTAACACaatttttccatgttttgttaCAATGATAATAGCAGGTACAGTAATATGTAGGTTTACGTGCCTGGATGACTGGTTGTGTGTCCATGGCCCCGTAGTCTACAGACAAATGTATTCAAATCTCTGATAGTACGTAATGCAATTTCAGTGTTCAGGTTTCTCTCAGCTTTTCTATCTGCATCTTCCTGCTTCAGACATTTGTGTAACATGATTTATCATATCGTGGTACACTGATAATAGCAGGTACAGTGATATGTAGGTTTACGTGCCTGGGTGACTGGTTGTGTGTCCATGGCCCCGTAGTCTACAGACAAGTCTTCTCCCTTGATTGTATGAATGTTCTCAAATCAGATGCCCTCTCTGTTACTGGAATCCTCCTTTGAGTTTTGGTAATATCACTATTTGCCTTAACCTGTCCCAGTTATCGTTGACATCAAACCAGCCAATATGGAGGAGCTGACCGAAGTCATTACAGCGGCAGAGTTCCACCCGACGGAATGTAACGTGTTTGTTTATAGTAGCAGCAAAGGCACTGTTCGATTATGTGATATGAGAGCTCAGGCACTATGTGATCAACATGCCAAATGTAAGTATAGTAGAGTAACCTCTGAAGAGTCGTCGTATTTTAGCTGGTCAAGGGCCACCTGTGCAATAGGCCTATTTTACCTCTTACAGATGCACCTAGAACACACTGTCGTACTGACAATCACATAGTGAATATCAAGTGAACTGACTCGATTTGTGTAGAGTTGAGGTGTAAGACTGGTAATAGGAATAACTGCTTGTTAGTTATGCTCCTGATTGAAGATGTTCATAGTTAAATGTTAGCATCTTCCTGCTTCAGACATTTGTGTAACACAATTTGCCCATATTGTGGTACAATGATAATAGCAGGTACAGTAATATGTAGGTTTACGTGCCTGGATGACTGGTTCTGTGTCCATGGCCCCGTAGTCTGCAGACAAATGTATTCAAATCTCTGATAGAACGTAATGCAATTTCAGTGTTCAGGTTTCTCTCAGCTTTTCTATCTGCATCTTCCTGCTTCAGACATTTGTGTAACATGATTTATCATATTGTGGTACAATGATAATAGCAGGTACAGTAATATGTAGGTTTACGTGCCTGGGTGACTGGTTGTGTGTCCATGGCCCCGTAGTCTACAGACAGTTTCTTGAATAAAATGATGGGACCCCCCTCTAGAAGATCTTGGTTACCATTAATGTTATTGTTCCTGTCTTTTCAGTATTTGAGGAACCTGAGGACCCAACAAACCGTAGTTTCTTCTCCGAAATCATCTCTAGTATATCGGACGTCAAGTTTAGTCACAACGGTCGCTATTTAATCACACGGGACTACCTCTCAGTGAAAGTGTGGGACTTGCACATGGACACTAAACCCATAGAAACTTATCAAGTGCATGAATACTTGCGGAGTAAACTCTGTGCATTGTATGAAAATGATTGTATATTTGACAAGTTTGAGTGTGCCTGGAGTGGCAATGACAGGTAACTATTCAAAGTTTGATTCAAATTCCTaattaaattaaaaatattaagGGGACTTTATAATGGGTGCTGTTCCCATAAGAAAAGTGACAGAAAAGCCATGTTTCATATTGCTGTTTTGGAAACCGTTATCCTGGTCTTGTGCTGTTGGAAGTGCTTGGCCTTCTTTAGAGGGCATTGTGTCTTTGGAAACAGCCTGTTATGGCACACTTGTGGAGTTCCCATAAACTTTGGTAATTTTCATTGTTTAAAGACTACCACATTGTAGATAATTAGATCAGTTTCAGTTGACACAGCATCTCGGGTCATTAAAAATAATGTCCATCTGTCCTTTTGCAGGCACATAATGACAGGATCGTACAACAATTTCTTCCGAATGTTCGACAGGGAAACAAAACGTGACACGACATTGGAGGCATCAAGAGAAAACATGAAGCCACGCACCGTTCTCAAACCAAGAAAAGTCTGTGCTGGTGGCAAACGGAAGAAAGATGAAATTAGTGTGGATTGCCTGGacttcaataaaaaaataatcCATACTGCTTGGCATCCTTTAGAAAATATTATAGCAGTTGCAGCCACTAATaatttatatatatttcaaaGCAAGGACTAGTACAAATGATGCCTAGGATTTTTCAATTGATAAGAGGGGAAAATGTGGCAGTGC is a genomic window containing:
- the LOC135489900 gene encoding serine/threonine-protein phosphatase 2A 55 kDa regulatory subunit B alpha isoform-like isoform X1, which translates into the protein MSHVMTMMLRQNSLSKIGNMLNAAVHKNKGNGGDIQWCFSQVKGTIEDEVTEADIISCVEFNHDGELLATGDKGGRVVIFQRDQLREPNVPRRGEYNVYSTFQSHEPEFDYLKSLEIEEKINKIKWLRRTNPANFLLSTNDKTIKLWKVSERDKRPEGYNLKTEFGELQANNVTSLRVPVLKPMELMVEASPRRIFSNAHTYHINSISVNSDQETYMSADDLRINLWHLEITDQSFIIVDIKPANMEELTEVITAAEFHPTECNVFVYSSSKGTVRLCDMRAQALCDQHAKLFEEPEDPTNRSFFSEIISSISDVKFSHNGRYLITRDYLSVKVWDLHMDTKPIETYQVHEYLRSKLCALYENDCIFDKFECAWSGNDRHIMTGSYNNFFRMFDRETKRDTTLEASRENMKPRTVLKPRKVCAGGKRKKDEISVDCLDFNKKIIHTAWHPLENIIAVAATNNLYIFQSKD
- the LOC135489900 gene encoding serine/threonine-protein phosphatase 2A 55 kDa regulatory subunit B alpha isoform-like isoform X2; translated protein: MAGNGGDIQWCFSQVKGTIEDEVTEADIISCVEFNHDGELLATGDKGGRVVIFQRDQLREPNVPRRGEYNVYSTFQSHEPEFDYLKSLEIEEKINKIKWLRRTNPANFLLSTNDKTIKLWKVSERDKRPEGYNLKTEFGELQANNVTSLRVPVLKPMELMVEASPRRIFSNAHTYHINSISVNSDQETYMSADDLRINLWHLEITDQSFIIVDIKPANMEELTEVITAAEFHPTECNVFVYSSSKGTVRLCDMRAQALCDQHAKLFEEPEDPTNRSFFSEIISSISDVKFSHNGRYLITRDYLSVKVWDLHMDTKPIETYQVHEYLRSKLCALYENDCIFDKFECAWSGNDRHIMTGSYNNFFRMFDRETKRDTTLEASRENMKPRTVLKPRKVCAGGKRKKDEISVDCLDFNKKIIHTAWHPLENIIAVAATNNLYIFQSKD